One window of Daphnia carinata strain CSIRO-1 chromosome 7, CSIRO_AGI_Dcar_HiC_V3, whole genome shotgun sequence genomic DNA carries:
- the LOC130695494 gene encoding mucolipin-3-like isoform X2, translated as MATLVASASAVSSHASAQPEENNVYNDSLSFSNNQVIGKRRVSQDLKGTTTINSTVSSPPHSFPVLGNEVGEWVSDQNNQLVFEYNGEMFTATSTNSAAEYGVTMDSPLFVPRHTPAEERLKRRLRFFFLNPVQKWAATRRFPFKLFTQIIKIIFVTVQLCLFASFRDSHVFYARNTEVVFSHIFLQEWDVTREAPPYPPSAGPLAVYSKKQFHEYLDFAIDNYVNLETSSMGAYFHLKNSKGSWMTYCQTDYIHSQFEPQSNEFNFDSHTKQECVEIPIDADMSSFSSEDFLRQKNITINGLSLVQATLLFSIKSIHFKPNGPLNGPDCYSFDLALLFNNQGEDGQLLVSLTTSAQHLDCHGKVNPPVTDGPSKSFRSTVNIFVIFTCAASFFLCARAVIKAQLLKWETNEFFKRRFNRCMSKHDRLEFLNLWYVLIIINDVLLVGGSIIKELMENQHIEKDMWDVCSVLLGTGNLFVWFGVLRYLGFFRTYNMLIVTLKKAFPSVLRFLLCAMLIYAGFTFCGWLIFGPYHFKFQTISSTSECLFSLVNGDDMFATFAGMSERSALVWWFSRLYLYSFISLFIYVVLSLFIALIMDTYETIKMYYTDGFPKSDLRQFIANDDCVDNLPVYESQACFPQLWSLLTRRRCGYEVISDGQKDEEAEERQPILA; from the exons ATGGCTACTCTTGTAGCTTCAGCCTCCGCCGTTTCGAGTCATGCTTCTGCTCAACCAGAGGAAAACAATGTGTATAATGACTCTCTATCTTTCTCTAATAATCAAGTTATTGGGAAACGAAGAGTCAGCCAAGACCTCAAAGGCACTACCACAATCAATTCTACGGTTTCTTCACCCCCTCATAGCTTCCCTGTGTTAGGTAATGAAGTTGGTGAATGGGTATCTGATCAGAACAATCAATTAGTTTTTGAATATAATG GTGAAATGTTTACTGCAACAAGCACAAACAGCGCAGCTGAGTATGGTGTGACAATGGATTCCCCTTTGTTTGTTCCAAGACACACTCCAGCAGAGGAGAGACTGAAGCGCAGGTTGAGGTTCTTTTTCCTCAACCCAGTGCAAAAATGGGCAGCCACAAGAAGGTTTCCATTTAAACTGTTCACTCAAATTATCAAGATTATCTTTGTTACTGTGCAG TTGTGTTTATTTGCATCTTTTCGCGATAGCCATGTCTTTTATGCCAGAAACACAGAGGTAGTGTTTTCACACATTTTCTTGCAAGAGTGGGATGTGACAAGAGAAGCCCCTCCTTATCCTCCCTCTGCTGGACCATTAGCAGTGTATtctaaaaaacaatttcacgaGTACTTGGACTTTGCGATAGATAAT TATGTTAATTTGGAAACCAGTTCAATGGGTGCCTACTTTCACTTAAAGAATTCCAAAGGTTCTTGGATGACCTATTGCCAAACTGATTACATCCATAGCCAGTTTGAGCCACAGAGCAATGAATTTAATTTTGATAGTCACACCAAGCAAG AATGCGTGGAAATACCGATCGATGCAGATATGTCCTCTTTCAGCAGCGAAGATTTCTTGCGACAAAAGAACATAACTATTAACGGCCTCTCCCTGGTGCAAGCTACTTTGTTGTTCTCCATTAAATCAATCCATTTTAAACCCAATGGTCCACTTAATGGTCCGGACTGCTACTCTTTCGATCTTGCGCTGTTGTTCAACAATCAAGGTGAAGACGGACAATTATTGGTCAGCCTGACTACATCTGCGCAGCACCTTGATTGTCATGGAAAAGTTAATCCTCCCGTCACTGATGGACCATCCAAGTCTTTCCGTAGCACTGTGAACATCTTTGTCATCTTCACGTGTGCCGCCTCCTTCTTTCTTTGTGCTAGGGCTGTCATAAAGGCCCAGTTGTTGAAATGg gAAACAAATGAGTTTTTCAAACGCCGTTTTAATCGCTGCATGAGTAAGCATGATCGGCTTGAGTTTCTCAATTTGTGGTATgtcctcatcatcatcaatgATGTCTTGTTGGTTGGCGGATCGATCATCAAAGAACTTATGGAAAATcag CATATAGAAAAAGACATGTGGGATGTGTGCAGCGTCTTGTTAGGGACGGGCAACCTGTTTGTCTGGTTTGGAGTTTTACGCTACTTGGGTTTCTTCCGAACTTATAACATGTTGATCGTGACGCTGAAGAAAGCCTTCCCCTCTGTGCTCCGGTTTCTGCTCTGCGCCATGTTGATCTATGCCGGATTCACTTTTTGTGGATGGCTTATTTTCGGCCCATATCATTTCAAG TTTCAAACGATATCTTCCACCTCCGAATGTCTGTTTTCGTTGGTCAACGGCGACGACATGTTTGCCACGTTTGCAGGCATGTCGGAAAGGTCGGCGCTAGTCTGGTGGTTCTCACGGCTCTACCTCTACTCTTTCATCTCACTCTTTATCTACGTGGTGCTTTCACTCTTCATAGCCCTAATTATGGATACATATGAGACCATCAAG ATGTACTACACGGATGGATTCCCAAAGTCTGACCTTCGCCAGTTTATCGCTAATGACGACTGTGTCGACAATTTGCCCGTTTACGAATCGCAAGCCTGCTTTCCTCAACTCTGGTCATTGCTGACCCGAAGAAGATGTGGTTATGAGGTGATCAGCGATGGTCAGAAAGACGAAGAAGCGGAAGAACGGCAACCCATTTTAGCTTGA
- the LOC130695494 gene encoding mucolipin-3-like isoform X1, with amino-acid sequence MGVCCTSVVAAATFHTKARRSRSLGQEQSNRSSSPSGPSAITGSHNQQQRQHQHQCPHAGPAPSQQSHRLFRHRWRRIFRLSAAAPNLSAVPFRSELILEDINFGRDSYQLPQPLPSPDHHYFNLKPTGFSKFHPSIFLPHSEMFTATSTNSAAEYGVTMDSPLFVPRHTPAEERLKRRLRFFFLNPVQKWAATRRFPFKLFTQIIKIIFVTVQLCLFASFRDSHVFYARNTEVVFSHIFLQEWDVTREAPPYPPSAGPLAVYSKKQFHEYLDFAIDNYVNLETSSMGAYFHLKNSKGSWMTYCQTDYIHSQFEPQSNEFNFDSHTKQECVEIPIDADMSSFSSEDFLRQKNITINGLSLVQATLLFSIKSIHFKPNGPLNGPDCYSFDLALLFNNQGEDGQLLVSLTTSAQHLDCHGKVNPPVTDGPSKSFRSTVNIFVIFTCAASFFLCARAVIKAQLLKWETNEFFKRRFNRCMSKHDRLEFLNLWYVLIIINDVLLVGGSIIKELMENQHIEKDMWDVCSVLLGTGNLFVWFGVLRYLGFFRTYNMLIVTLKKAFPSVLRFLLCAMLIYAGFTFCGWLIFGPYHFKFQTISSTSECLFSLVNGDDMFATFAGMSERSALVWWFSRLYLYSFISLFIYVVLSLFIALIMDTYETIKMYYTDGFPKSDLRQFIANDDCVDNLPVYESQACFPQLWSLLTRRRCGYEVISDGQKDEEAEERQPILA; translated from the exons atgggGGTATGTTGTACGTCGGTTGTAGCTGCAGCTACATTTCATACCAAAG CACGTCGGAGCCGATCTTTGGGTCAAGAGCAGTCGAATCGTTCCAGCTCTCCGTCCGGTCCATCAGCTATCACCGGATCACacaatcaacaacaacggcaACACCAACACCAGTGCCCACACGCCGGCCCCGCCCCTTCGCAACAGTCTCACAG GTTATTCCGCCATCGATGGCGACGCATATTTCGACTTTCGGCAGCTGCCCCGAATCTGTCAGCGGTGCCCTTCCGCAGCGAACTGATTCTAGAGGATATCAACTTTGGCCGTGATT cgtACCAGCTACCACAGCCGCTGCCTTCGCCGGATCACCATTACTTTAATCTTAAACCAACGGGGTTTTCGAAGTTTCATCCGAGCATATTTCTGCCGCATA GTGAAATGTTTACTGCAACAAGCACAAACAGCGCAGCTGAGTATGGTGTGACAATGGATTCCCCTTTGTTTGTTCCAAGACACACTCCAGCAGAGGAGAGACTGAAGCGCAGGTTGAGGTTCTTTTTCCTCAACCCAGTGCAAAAATGGGCAGCCACAAGAAGGTTTCCATTTAAACTGTTCACTCAAATTATCAAGATTATCTTTGTTACTGTGCAG TTGTGTTTATTTGCATCTTTTCGCGATAGCCATGTCTTTTATGCCAGAAACACAGAGGTAGTGTTTTCACACATTTTCTTGCAAGAGTGGGATGTGACAAGAGAAGCCCCTCCTTATCCTCCCTCTGCTGGACCATTAGCAGTGTATtctaaaaaacaatttcacgaGTACTTGGACTTTGCGATAGATAAT TATGTTAATTTGGAAACCAGTTCAATGGGTGCCTACTTTCACTTAAAGAATTCCAAAGGTTCTTGGATGACCTATTGCCAAACTGATTACATCCATAGCCAGTTTGAGCCACAGAGCAATGAATTTAATTTTGATAGTCACACCAAGCAAG AATGCGTGGAAATACCGATCGATGCAGATATGTCCTCTTTCAGCAGCGAAGATTTCTTGCGACAAAAGAACATAACTATTAACGGCCTCTCCCTGGTGCAAGCTACTTTGTTGTTCTCCATTAAATCAATCCATTTTAAACCCAATGGTCCACTTAATGGTCCGGACTGCTACTCTTTCGATCTTGCGCTGTTGTTCAACAATCAAGGTGAAGACGGACAATTATTGGTCAGCCTGACTACATCTGCGCAGCACCTTGATTGTCATGGAAAAGTTAATCCTCCCGTCACTGATGGACCATCCAAGTCTTTCCGTAGCACTGTGAACATCTTTGTCATCTTCACGTGTGCCGCCTCCTTCTTTCTTTGTGCTAGGGCTGTCATAAAGGCCCAGTTGTTGAAATGg gAAACAAATGAGTTTTTCAAACGCCGTTTTAATCGCTGCATGAGTAAGCATGATCGGCTTGAGTTTCTCAATTTGTGGTATgtcctcatcatcatcaatgATGTCTTGTTGGTTGGCGGATCGATCATCAAAGAACTTATGGAAAATcag CATATAGAAAAAGACATGTGGGATGTGTGCAGCGTCTTGTTAGGGACGGGCAACCTGTTTGTCTGGTTTGGAGTTTTACGCTACTTGGGTTTCTTCCGAACTTATAACATGTTGATCGTGACGCTGAAGAAAGCCTTCCCCTCTGTGCTCCGGTTTCTGCTCTGCGCCATGTTGATCTATGCCGGATTCACTTTTTGTGGATGGCTTATTTTCGGCCCATATCATTTCAAG TTTCAAACGATATCTTCCACCTCCGAATGTCTGTTTTCGTTGGTCAACGGCGACGACATGTTTGCCACGTTTGCAGGCATGTCGGAAAGGTCGGCGCTAGTCTGGTGGTTCTCACGGCTCTACCTCTACTCTTTCATCTCACTCTTTATCTACGTGGTGCTTTCACTCTTCATAGCCCTAATTATGGATACATATGAGACCATCAAG ATGTACTACACGGATGGATTCCCAAAGTCTGACCTTCGCCAGTTTATCGCTAATGACGACTGTGTCGACAATTTGCCCGTTTACGAATCGCAAGCCTGCTTTCCTCAACTCTGGTCATTGCTGACCCGAAGAAGATGTGGTTATGAGGTGATCAGCGATGGTCAGAAAGACGAAGAAGCGGAAGAACGGCAACCCATTTTAGCTTGA
- the LOC130695494 gene encoding mucolipin-3-like isoform X3, translating to MATLVASASAVSSHASAQPEENNVYNDSLSFSNNQVIGKRRVSQDLKGTTTINSTVSSPPHSFPVLGEMFTATSTNSAAEYGVTMDSPLFVPRHTPAEERLKRRLRFFFLNPVQKWAATRRFPFKLFTQIIKIIFVTVQLCLFASFRDSHVFYARNTEVVFSHIFLQEWDVTREAPPYPPSAGPLAVYSKKQFHEYLDFAIDNYVNLETSSMGAYFHLKNSKGSWMTYCQTDYIHSQFEPQSNEFNFDSHTKQECVEIPIDADMSSFSSEDFLRQKNITINGLSLVQATLLFSIKSIHFKPNGPLNGPDCYSFDLALLFNNQGEDGQLLVSLTTSAQHLDCHGKVNPPVTDGPSKSFRSTVNIFVIFTCAASFFLCARAVIKAQLLKWETNEFFKRRFNRCMSKHDRLEFLNLWYVLIIINDVLLVGGSIIKELMENQHIEKDMWDVCSVLLGTGNLFVWFGVLRYLGFFRTYNMLIVTLKKAFPSVLRFLLCAMLIYAGFTFCGWLIFGPYHFKFQTISSTSECLFSLVNGDDMFATFAGMSERSALVWWFSRLYLYSFISLFIYVVLSLFIALIMDTYETIKMYYTDGFPKSDLRQFIANDDCVDNLPVYESQACFPQLWSLLTRRRCGYEVISDGQKDEEAEERQPILA from the exons ATGGCTACTCTTGTAGCTTCAGCCTCCGCCGTTTCGAGTCATGCTTCTGCTCAACCAGAGGAAAACAATGTGTATAATGACTCTCTATCTTTCTCTAATAATCAAGTTATTGGGAAACGAAGAGTCAGCCAAGACCTCAAAGGCACTACCACAATCAATTCTACGGTTTCTTCACCCCCTCATAGCTTCCCTGTGTTAG GTGAAATGTTTACTGCAACAAGCACAAACAGCGCAGCTGAGTATGGTGTGACAATGGATTCCCCTTTGTTTGTTCCAAGACACACTCCAGCAGAGGAGAGACTGAAGCGCAGGTTGAGGTTCTTTTTCCTCAACCCAGTGCAAAAATGGGCAGCCACAAGAAGGTTTCCATTTAAACTGTTCACTCAAATTATCAAGATTATCTTTGTTACTGTGCAG TTGTGTTTATTTGCATCTTTTCGCGATAGCCATGTCTTTTATGCCAGAAACACAGAGGTAGTGTTTTCACACATTTTCTTGCAAGAGTGGGATGTGACAAGAGAAGCCCCTCCTTATCCTCCCTCTGCTGGACCATTAGCAGTGTATtctaaaaaacaatttcacgaGTACTTGGACTTTGCGATAGATAAT TATGTTAATTTGGAAACCAGTTCAATGGGTGCCTACTTTCACTTAAAGAATTCCAAAGGTTCTTGGATGACCTATTGCCAAACTGATTACATCCATAGCCAGTTTGAGCCACAGAGCAATGAATTTAATTTTGATAGTCACACCAAGCAAG AATGCGTGGAAATACCGATCGATGCAGATATGTCCTCTTTCAGCAGCGAAGATTTCTTGCGACAAAAGAACATAACTATTAACGGCCTCTCCCTGGTGCAAGCTACTTTGTTGTTCTCCATTAAATCAATCCATTTTAAACCCAATGGTCCACTTAATGGTCCGGACTGCTACTCTTTCGATCTTGCGCTGTTGTTCAACAATCAAGGTGAAGACGGACAATTATTGGTCAGCCTGACTACATCTGCGCAGCACCTTGATTGTCATGGAAAAGTTAATCCTCCCGTCACTGATGGACCATCCAAGTCTTTCCGTAGCACTGTGAACATCTTTGTCATCTTCACGTGTGCCGCCTCCTTCTTTCTTTGTGCTAGGGCTGTCATAAAGGCCCAGTTGTTGAAATGg gAAACAAATGAGTTTTTCAAACGCCGTTTTAATCGCTGCATGAGTAAGCATGATCGGCTTGAGTTTCTCAATTTGTGGTATgtcctcatcatcatcaatgATGTCTTGTTGGTTGGCGGATCGATCATCAAAGAACTTATGGAAAATcag CATATAGAAAAAGACATGTGGGATGTGTGCAGCGTCTTGTTAGGGACGGGCAACCTGTTTGTCTGGTTTGGAGTTTTACGCTACTTGGGTTTCTTCCGAACTTATAACATGTTGATCGTGACGCTGAAGAAAGCCTTCCCCTCTGTGCTCCGGTTTCTGCTCTGCGCCATGTTGATCTATGCCGGATTCACTTTTTGTGGATGGCTTATTTTCGGCCCATATCATTTCAAG TTTCAAACGATATCTTCCACCTCCGAATGTCTGTTTTCGTTGGTCAACGGCGACGACATGTTTGCCACGTTTGCAGGCATGTCGGAAAGGTCGGCGCTAGTCTGGTGGTTCTCACGGCTCTACCTCTACTCTTTCATCTCACTCTTTATCTACGTGGTGCTTTCACTCTTCATAGCCCTAATTATGGATACATATGAGACCATCAAG ATGTACTACACGGATGGATTCCCAAAGTCTGACCTTCGCCAGTTTATCGCTAATGACGACTGTGTCGACAATTTGCCCGTTTACGAATCGCAAGCCTGCTTTCCTCAACTCTGGTCATTGCTGACCCGAAGAAGATGTGGTTATGAGGTGATCAGCGATGGTCAGAAAGACGAAGAAGCGGAAGAACGGCAACCCATTTTAGCTTGA